The following proteins come from a genomic window of Gadus morhua chromosome 11, gadMor3.0, whole genome shotgun sequence:
- the LOC115554040 gene encoding long-chain-fatty-acid--CoA ligase ACSBG2 isoform X3, which produces MDTEDVLSCSPPHHEPVAPSSGSQPSQAGPDLVPPPQKEVLSRPPAPNGGVVSIEPPGAQMAAPQSPAAGTLAVENAISHTARASTLSEETPEETPEETPEETAEETPEETPEETPEETAEETPEETPEETAEETPEETPEETPGPTCQTTPPKPPRCPEEISGAPSEELPAMPLTPAAAPPLTPAERLWTATRDQAVKLRMEGSGPGSETPLTVHQMFLETVQNFGDHPAMASKEDSRWVTVSWREYYRQSRAAAKSFLKLGLERYHGVGILGFNSPEWFIADVGCILAGGLAAGIYTTNSPEACQYVAENCEANVLVVENHKQLVKILQVKDQLPHLKAIVQYKDELQERLPNLYTWAEFMKLGEEVSDETLDAVIGTLRANECCTLIYTSGTTGNPKGVMLSHDNLTWTAAAAGVMTELVYGEEVVVSYLPLSHVAAQVNDLWISVKFAGTTYFASPDALKGSLGATLKEARPTAFLGVPRVWEKMQEKMKAAGAKASPLKMRVAGWAKGLGLQYNYSVMNKEPAVPWGFMLANNLVFKKVRQALGLDRCKACFTGAAPMTRETLEYFMSLNLPLLELYGMSESSGPHTVSLPEDNAIMSCGKVLRGCRTKLDRPDEDGNGEVCFWGRHVFMGYLNMADKTEEALDQDGWLHSGDLGKHDSNNFLFITGRIKELIITAGGENIPPVPIEDAVKAEASIVSNAMLLGDKLKFLSMFLTLKCEADENGEPTDDLSPEALAYCQRLGVTATKISEIVANKEPAVYAAIQEAMERINARSTSNAMKVQKWLILDRDFSITGGELGPTLKLKRPVVTKKYQEKINELYSLVPEAQG; this is translated from the exons cagcGGCTCTCAGCCGTCCCAGGCGGGGCCTGACCTCGTCCCACCACCACAGAAGGAGGTCCTCTCCAGGCCTCCGGCCCCCAACGGGGGGGTGGTCAGCATAGAGCCCCCCGGGGCCCAGATGGCAGCGCCCCAGAGTCCTGCTGCTGGGACCCTGGCTGTGGAGAACGCTATCAGCCACACGGCCCGGGCCTCGACGCTCTCAGAGGAGACACCAGAGGAGACACCAGAGGAGACACCAGAGGAGACAGCTGAGGAGACACCAGAGGAGACACCAGAGGAGACACCAGAGGAGACAGCTGAGGAGACACCAGAGGAGACACCAGAGGAGACAGCTGAGGAGACACCAGAGGAGACAccagaggagacaccagggcCGACCTGTCAGACCACACCTCCGAAGCCGCCCAGATGTCCTGAGGAAATATCTGGAGCTCCTTCTGAAG AGCTCCCCGCTATGCCGCTGACCCCGGCCGCGGCACCCCCGCTGACCCCGGCCGAACGGCTCTGGACGGCGACCCGGGACCAGGCGGTGAAGCTGCGGATGGAGGGCTCCGGCCCGGGCTCCGAGACTCCCCTCACCGTCCACCAGATGTTCCTGGAGACGGTGCAGAACTTCGGGGACCACCCCGCCATGGCCTCCAAGGAGGACAGCCGCTGGGTGACAGTCAGCTGGCGGGAGTACTACCGCCAGAGCCGGGCAGCCGCCAAGAGCTTCCTCAAG CTGGGCCTGGAGCGTTACCACGGCGTCGGCATCCTGGGCTTCAACTCCCCTGAGTGGTTCATCGCTGACGTGGGTTGCATCCTGGCCGG CGGACTGGCGGCTGGTATTTACACAACCAACTCTCCGGAGGCCTGCCAGTACGTAGCGGAGAACTGTGAGGCCAACGTCCTGGTGGTGGAGAACCACAAGCAGCTCGTCAAGATCCTGCAG GTGAAAGATCAACTTCCTCACCTCAAGGCCATCGTCCAGTACAAAGACGAGCTGCAGGAGCGTCTGCCCAACCTCTACACG TGGGCGGAGTTCAtgaagctgggggaggaggtgtcTGACGAGACTCTGGATGCTGTGATTGGTACCCTGAGAGCCAATGAGTGCTGCACCCTCATCTACACCTCGGGTACAACGGGGAACCCAAAGGGAGTCATGCTGAGCCACGATAAT CTGACctggacggcggcggcggccggtgTGATGACGGAGCTGGTGTACGGCGAGGAGGTGGTGGTCAGCTACCTGCCGCTCAGCCACGTCGCCGCGCAGGTCAACGACCTCTGGATCTCCGTCAAGTTCGCCGGCACCACCTACTTCGCCTCCCCCGACGCCCTGAAG GGCTCGCTGGGGGCCACCCTGAAGGAGGCGCGGCCCACGGCCTTCCTGGGGGTCCCACGCGTCTGGGAGAAGATGCAGGAGAAGATGAAGGCGGCCGGGGCCAAGGCGTCCCCGCTGAAGATGAGGGTGGCGGGCTGGGCCAAGGGCCTGGGCCTGCAGTACAACTACAGCGTCATGAACAA GGAGCCGGCGGTGCCGTGGGGCTTCATGCTGGCCAACAACCTGGTGTTCAAGAAGGTGCGTCAGGCGCTGGGTCTGGACCGCTGCAAGGCGTGCTTCACGGGCGCCGCCCCCATGACCCGGGAGACGCTCGAGTATTTCATGAGCCTCAACCTGCCGCTGCTGGAGCTGTACGGCATGAGCGAGAGCTCCGGGCCCCACACGGTGTCGTTGCCCGAGGACAACGCCATcatgag CTGTGGGAAGGTTCTGAGGGGCTGCCGGACCAAGCTGGACCGGCCGGACGAGGACGGCAACGGGGAGGTGTGCTTCTGGGGCCGGCACGTCTTCATGGGCTACCTGAACATGGCCGATAAGACGGAGGAGGCCCTGGACCAGGACGGCTGGCTGCACTCCGGGGACCTGGGCAAACACGACAGCAACAACTTCCTGTTCATCACGGGGAGGATCAAAG AGCTGATCATCAcggcggggggggagaacaTCCCTCCGGTGCCCATCGAGGACGCGGTGAAGGCGGAGGCGTCCATCGTCAGCAACGCCATGCTGCTGGGGGACAAGCTCAAGTTCCTCTCCATGTTCCTCACGCTCAAG tgtgagGCGGACGAGAACGGCGAGCCCACGGACGACCTGAGCCCGGAGGCCTTGGCCTACTGCCAGCGCCTCGGCGTCACGGCAACCAAGATCTCCGAGATCGTAGCCAATAAGGAGCCGGCGGTCTACGCGGCCATCCAGGAGGCCATGGAGCGCATCAACGCCAGATCCACCTCCAACGCCATGAAGGTTCAGAAGTGGCTCATCTTGGACCGAGACTTCTCCATCACCGGGGGGGAGCTGG GCCCCACGTTGAAGCTCAAGAGGCCCGTGGTGACCAAGAAGTACCAGGAGAAGATTAACGAGCTGTACTCCCTAGTCCCAGAGGCCCAGGGCTGA
- the LOC115554040 gene encoding long-chain-fatty-acid--CoA ligase ACSBG2 isoform X2 yields the protein MNQRANMAGTKTAISLPFQSVSLTSSFYSPRRTMDTEDVLSCSPPHHEPVAPSGSQPSQAGPDLVPPPQKEVLSRPPAPNGGVVSIEPPGAQMAAPQSPAAGTLAVENAISHTARASTLSEETPEETPEETPEETAEETPEETPEETPEETAEETPEETPEETAEETPEETPEETPGPTCQTTPPKPPRCPEEISGAPSEELPAMPLTPAAAPPLTPAERLWTATRDQAVKLRMEGSGPGSETPLTVHQMFLETVQNFGDHPAMASKEDSRWVTVSWREYYRQSRAAAKSFLKLGLERYHGVGILGFNSPEWFIADVGCILAGGLAAGIYTTNSPEACQYVAENCEANVLVVENHKQLVKILQVKDQLPHLKAIVQYKDELQERLPNLYTWAEFMKLGEEVSDETLDAVIGTLRANECCTLIYTSGTTGNPKGVMLSHDNLTWTAAAAGVMTELVYGEEVVVSYLPLSHVAAQVNDLWISVKFAGTTYFASPDALKGSLGATLKEARPTAFLGVPRVWEKMQEKMKAAGAKASPLKMRVAGWAKGLGLQYNYSVMNKEPAVPWGFMLANNLVFKKVRQALGLDRCKACFTGAAPMTRETLEYFMSLNLPLLELYGMSESSGPHTVSLPEDNAIMSCGKVLRGCRTKLDRPDEDGNGEVCFWGRHVFMGYLNMADKTEEALDQDGWLHSGDLGKHDSNNFLFITGRIKELIITAGGENIPPVPIEDAVKAEASIVSNAMLLGDKLKFLSMFLTLKCEADENGEPTDDLSPEALAYCQRLGVTATKISEIVANKEPAVYAAIQEAMERINARSTSNAMKVQKWLILDRDFSITGGELGPTLKLKRPVVTKKYQEKINELYSLVPEAQG from the exons cGGCTCTCAGCCGTCCCAGGCGGGGCCTGACCTCGTCCCACCACCACAGAAGGAGGTCCTCTCCAGGCCTCCGGCCCCCAACGGGGGGGTGGTCAGCATAGAGCCCCCCGGGGCCCAGATGGCAGCGCCCCAGAGTCCTGCTGCTGGGACCCTGGCTGTGGAGAACGCTATCAGCCACACGGCCCGGGCCTCGACGCTCTCAGAGGAGACACCAGAGGAGACACCAGAGGAGACACCAGAGGAGACAGCTGAGGAGACACCAGAGGAGACACCAGAGGAGACACCAGAGGAGACAGCTGAGGAGACACCAGAGGAGACACCAGAGGAGACAGCTGAGGAGACACCAGAGGAGACAccagaggagacaccagggcCGACCTGTCAGACCACACCTCCGAAGCCGCCCAGATGTCCTGAGGAAATATCTGGAGCTCCTTCTGAAG AGCTCCCCGCTATGCCGCTGACCCCGGCCGCGGCACCCCCGCTGACCCCGGCCGAACGGCTCTGGACGGCGACCCGGGACCAGGCGGTGAAGCTGCGGATGGAGGGCTCCGGCCCGGGCTCCGAGACTCCCCTCACCGTCCACCAGATGTTCCTGGAGACGGTGCAGAACTTCGGGGACCACCCCGCCATGGCCTCCAAGGAGGACAGCCGCTGGGTGACAGTCAGCTGGCGGGAGTACTACCGCCAGAGCCGGGCAGCCGCCAAGAGCTTCCTCAAG CTGGGCCTGGAGCGTTACCACGGCGTCGGCATCCTGGGCTTCAACTCCCCTGAGTGGTTCATCGCTGACGTGGGTTGCATCCTGGCCGG CGGACTGGCGGCTGGTATTTACACAACCAACTCTCCGGAGGCCTGCCAGTACGTAGCGGAGAACTGTGAGGCCAACGTCCTGGTGGTGGAGAACCACAAGCAGCTCGTCAAGATCCTGCAG GTGAAAGATCAACTTCCTCACCTCAAGGCCATCGTCCAGTACAAAGACGAGCTGCAGGAGCGTCTGCCCAACCTCTACACG TGGGCGGAGTTCAtgaagctgggggaggaggtgtcTGACGAGACTCTGGATGCTGTGATTGGTACCCTGAGAGCCAATGAGTGCTGCACCCTCATCTACACCTCGGGTACAACGGGGAACCCAAAGGGAGTCATGCTGAGCCACGATAAT CTGACctggacggcggcggcggccggtgTGATGACGGAGCTGGTGTACGGCGAGGAGGTGGTGGTCAGCTACCTGCCGCTCAGCCACGTCGCCGCGCAGGTCAACGACCTCTGGATCTCCGTCAAGTTCGCCGGCACCACCTACTTCGCCTCCCCCGACGCCCTGAAG GGCTCGCTGGGGGCCACCCTGAAGGAGGCGCGGCCCACGGCCTTCCTGGGGGTCCCACGCGTCTGGGAGAAGATGCAGGAGAAGATGAAGGCGGCCGGGGCCAAGGCGTCCCCGCTGAAGATGAGGGTGGCGGGCTGGGCCAAGGGCCTGGGCCTGCAGTACAACTACAGCGTCATGAACAA GGAGCCGGCGGTGCCGTGGGGCTTCATGCTGGCCAACAACCTGGTGTTCAAGAAGGTGCGTCAGGCGCTGGGTCTGGACCGCTGCAAGGCGTGCTTCACGGGCGCCGCCCCCATGACCCGGGAGACGCTCGAGTATTTCATGAGCCTCAACCTGCCGCTGCTGGAGCTGTACGGCATGAGCGAGAGCTCCGGGCCCCACACGGTGTCGTTGCCCGAGGACAACGCCATcatgag CTGTGGGAAGGTTCTGAGGGGCTGCCGGACCAAGCTGGACCGGCCGGACGAGGACGGCAACGGGGAGGTGTGCTTCTGGGGCCGGCACGTCTTCATGGGCTACCTGAACATGGCCGATAAGACGGAGGAGGCCCTGGACCAGGACGGCTGGCTGCACTCCGGGGACCTGGGCAAACACGACAGCAACAACTTCCTGTTCATCACGGGGAGGATCAAAG AGCTGATCATCAcggcggggggggagaacaTCCCTCCGGTGCCCATCGAGGACGCGGTGAAGGCGGAGGCGTCCATCGTCAGCAACGCCATGCTGCTGGGGGACAAGCTCAAGTTCCTCTCCATGTTCCTCACGCTCAAG tgtgagGCGGACGAGAACGGCGAGCCCACGGACGACCTGAGCCCGGAGGCCTTGGCCTACTGCCAGCGCCTCGGCGTCACGGCAACCAAGATCTCCGAGATCGTAGCCAATAAGGAGCCGGCGGTCTACGCGGCCATCCAGGAGGCCATGGAGCGCATCAACGCCAGATCCACCTCCAACGCCATGAAGGTTCAGAAGTGGCTCATCTTGGACCGAGACTTCTCCATCACCGGGGGGGAGCTGG GCCCCACGTTGAAGCTCAAGAGGCCCGTGGTGACCAAGAAGTACCAGGAGAAGATTAACGAGCTGTACTCCCTAGTCCCAGAGGCCCAGGGCTGA
- the LOC115554040 gene encoding long-chain-fatty-acid--CoA ligase ACSBG2 isoform X1, which translates to MNQRANMAGTKTAISLPFQSVSLTSSFYSPRRTMDTEDVLSCSPPHHEPVAPSSGSQPSQAGPDLVPPPQKEVLSRPPAPNGGVVSIEPPGAQMAAPQSPAAGTLAVENAISHTARASTLSEETPEETPEETPEETAEETPEETPEETPEETAEETPEETPEETAEETPEETPEETPGPTCQTTPPKPPRCPEEISGAPSEELPAMPLTPAAAPPLTPAERLWTATRDQAVKLRMEGSGPGSETPLTVHQMFLETVQNFGDHPAMASKEDSRWVTVSWREYYRQSRAAAKSFLKLGLERYHGVGILGFNSPEWFIADVGCILAGGLAAGIYTTNSPEACQYVAENCEANVLVVENHKQLVKILQVKDQLPHLKAIVQYKDELQERLPNLYTWAEFMKLGEEVSDETLDAVIGTLRANECCTLIYTSGTTGNPKGVMLSHDNLTWTAAAAGVMTELVYGEEVVVSYLPLSHVAAQVNDLWISVKFAGTTYFASPDALKGSLGATLKEARPTAFLGVPRVWEKMQEKMKAAGAKASPLKMRVAGWAKGLGLQYNYSVMNKEPAVPWGFMLANNLVFKKVRQALGLDRCKACFTGAAPMTRETLEYFMSLNLPLLELYGMSESSGPHTVSLPEDNAIMSCGKVLRGCRTKLDRPDEDGNGEVCFWGRHVFMGYLNMADKTEEALDQDGWLHSGDLGKHDSNNFLFITGRIKELIITAGGENIPPVPIEDAVKAEASIVSNAMLLGDKLKFLSMFLTLKCEADENGEPTDDLSPEALAYCQRLGVTATKISEIVANKEPAVYAAIQEAMERINARSTSNAMKVQKWLILDRDFSITGGELGPTLKLKRPVVTKKYQEKINELYSLVPEAQG; encoded by the exons cagcGGCTCTCAGCCGTCCCAGGCGGGGCCTGACCTCGTCCCACCACCACAGAAGGAGGTCCTCTCCAGGCCTCCGGCCCCCAACGGGGGGGTGGTCAGCATAGAGCCCCCCGGGGCCCAGATGGCAGCGCCCCAGAGTCCTGCTGCTGGGACCCTGGCTGTGGAGAACGCTATCAGCCACACGGCCCGGGCCTCGACGCTCTCAGAGGAGACACCAGAGGAGACACCAGAGGAGACACCAGAGGAGACAGCTGAGGAGACACCAGAGGAGACACCAGAGGAGACACCAGAGGAGACAGCTGAGGAGACACCAGAGGAGACACCAGAGGAGACAGCTGAGGAGACACCAGAGGAGACAccagaggagacaccagggcCGACCTGTCAGACCACACCTCCGAAGCCGCCCAGATGTCCTGAGGAAATATCTGGAGCTCCTTCTGAAG AGCTCCCCGCTATGCCGCTGACCCCGGCCGCGGCACCCCCGCTGACCCCGGCCGAACGGCTCTGGACGGCGACCCGGGACCAGGCGGTGAAGCTGCGGATGGAGGGCTCCGGCCCGGGCTCCGAGACTCCCCTCACCGTCCACCAGATGTTCCTGGAGACGGTGCAGAACTTCGGGGACCACCCCGCCATGGCCTCCAAGGAGGACAGCCGCTGGGTGACAGTCAGCTGGCGGGAGTACTACCGCCAGAGCCGGGCAGCCGCCAAGAGCTTCCTCAAG CTGGGCCTGGAGCGTTACCACGGCGTCGGCATCCTGGGCTTCAACTCCCCTGAGTGGTTCATCGCTGACGTGGGTTGCATCCTGGCCGG CGGACTGGCGGCTGGTATTTACACAACCAACTCTCCGGAGGCCTGCCAGTACGTAGCGGAGAACTGTGAGGCCAACGTCCTGGTGGTGGAGAACCACAAGCAGCTCGTCAAGATCCTGCAG GTGAAAGATCAACTTCCTCACCTCAAGGCCATCGTCCAGTACAAAGACGAGCTGCAGGAGCGTCTGCCCAACCTCTACACG TGGGCGGAGTTCAtgaagctgggggaggaggtgtcTGACGAGACTCTGGATGCTGTGATTGGTACCCTGAGAGCCAATGAGTGCTGCACCCTCATCTACACCTCGGGTACAACGGGGAACCCAAAGGGAGTCATGCTGAGCCACGATAAT CTGACctggacggcggcggcggccggtgTGATGACGGAGCTGGTGTACGGCGAGGAGGTGGTGGTCAGCTACCTGCCGCTCAGCCACGTCGCCGCGCAGGTCAACGACCTCTGGATCTCCGTCAAGTTCGCCGGCACCACCTACTTCGCCTCCCCCGACGCCCTGAAG GGCTCGCTGGGGGCCACCCTGAAGGAGGCGCGGCCCACGGCCTTCCTGGGGGTCCCACGCGTCTGGGAGAAGATGCAGGAGAAGATGAAGGCGGCCGGGGCCAAGGCGTCCCCGCTGAAGATGAGGGTGGCGGGCTGGGCCAAGGGCCTGGGCCTGCAGTACAACTACAGCGTCATGAACAA GGAGCCGGCGGTGCCGTGGGGCTTCATGCTGGCCAACAACCTGGTGTTCAAGAAGGTGCGTCAGGCGCTGGGTCTGGACCGCTGCAAGGCGTGCTTCACGGGCGCCGCCCCCATGACCCGGGAGACGCTCGAGTATTTCATGAGCCTCAACCTGCCGCTGCTGGAGCTGTACGGCATGAGCGAGAGCTCCGGGCCCCACACGGTGTCGTTGCCCGAGGACAACGCCATcatgag CTGTGGGAAGGTTCTGAGGGGCTGCCGGACCAAGCTGGACCGGCCGGACGAGGACGGCAACGGGGAGGTGTGCTTCTGGGGCCGGCACGTCTTCATGGGCTACCTGAACATGGCCGATAAGACGGAGGAGGCCCTGGACCAGGACGGCTGGCTGCACTCCGGGGACCTGGGCAAACACGACAGCAACAACTTCCTGTTCATCACGGGGAGGATCAAAG AGCTGATCATCAcggcggggggggagaacaTCCCTCCGGTGCCCATCGAGGACGCGGTGAAGGCGGAGGCGTCCATCGTCAGCAACGCCATGCTGCTGGGGGACAAGCTCAAGTTCCTCTCCATGTTCCTCACGCTCAAG tgtgagGCGGACGAGAACGGCGAGCCCACGGACGACCTGAGCCCGGAGGCCTTGGCCTACTGCCAGCGCCTCGGCGTCACGGCAACCAAGATCTCCGAGATCGTAGCCAATAAGGAGCCGGCGGTCTACGCGGCCATCCAGGAGGCCATGGAGCGCATCAACGCCAGATCCACCTCCAACGCCATGAAGGTTCAGAAGTGGCTCATCTTGGACCGAGACTTCTCCATCACCGGGGGGGAGCTGG GCCCCACGTTGAAGCTCAAGAGGCCCGTGGTGACCAAGAAGTACCAGGAGAAGATTAACGAGCTGTACTCCCTAGTCCCAGAGGCCCAGGGCTGA
- the LOC115554040 gene encoding long-chain-fatty-acid--CoA ligase ACSBG2 isoform X4 — MDTEDVLSCSPPHHEPVAPSGSQPSQAGPDLVPPPQKEVLSRPPAPNGGVVSIEPPGAQMAAPQSPAAGTLAVENAISHTARASTLSEETPEETPEETPEETAEETPEETPEETPEETAEETPEETPEETAEETPEETPEETPGPTCQTTPPKPPRCPEEISGAPSEELPAMPLTPAAAPPLTPAERLWTATRDQAVKLRMEGSGPGSETPLTVHQMFLETVQNFGDHPAMASKEDSRWVTVSWREYYRQSRAAAKSFLKLGLERYHGVGILGFNSPEWFIADVGCILAGGLAAGIYTTNSPEACQYVAENCEANVLVVENHKQLVKILQVKDQLPHLKAIVQYKDELQERLPNLYTWAEFMKLGEEVSDETLDAVIGTLRANECCTLIYTSGTTGNPKGVMLSHDNLTWTAAAAGVMTELVYGEEVVVSYLPLSHVAAQVNDLWISVKFAGTTYFASPDALKGSLGATLKEARPTAFLGVPRVWEKMQEKMKAAGAKASPLKMRVAGWAKGLGLQYNYSVMNKEPAVPWGFMLANNLVFKKVRQALGLDRCKACFTGAAPMTRETLEYFMSLNLPLLELYGMSESSGPHTVSLPEDNAIMSCGKVLRGCRTKLDRPDEDGNGEVCFWGRHVFMGYLNMADKTEEALDQDGWLHSGDLGKHDSNNFLFITGRIKELIITAGGENIPPVPIEDAVKAEASIVSNAMLLGDKLKFLSMFLTLKCEADENGEPTDDLSPEALAYCQRLGVTATKISEIVANKEPAVYAAIQEAMERINARSTSNAMKVQKWLILDRDFSITGGELGPTLKLKRPVVTKKYQEKINELYSLVPEAQG, encoded by the exons cGGCTCTCAGCCGTCCCAGGCGGGGCCTGACCTCGTCCCACCACCACAGAAGGAGGTCCTCTCCAGGCCTCCGGCCCCCAACGGGGGGGTGGTCAGCATAGAGCCCCCCGGGGCCCAGATGGCAGCGCCCCAGAGTCCTGCTGCTGGGACCCTGGCTGTGGAGAACGCTATCAGCCACACGGCCCGGGCCTCGACGCTCTCAGAGGAGACACCAGAGGAGACACCAGAGGAGACACCAGAGGAGACAGCTGAGGAGACACCAGAGGAGACACCAGAGGAGACACCAGAGGAGACAGCTGAGGAGACACCAGAGGAGACACCAGAGGAGACAGCTGAGGAGACACCAGAGGAGACAccagaggagacaccagggcCGACCTGTCAGACCACACCTCCGAAGCCGCCCAGATGTCCTGAGGAAATATCTGGAGCTCCTTCTGAAG AGCTCCCCGCTATGCCGCTGACCCCGGCCGCGGCACCCCCGCTGACCCCGGCCGAACGGCTCTGGACGGCGACCCGGGACCAGGCGGTGAAGCTGCGGATGGAGGGCTCCGGCCCGGGCTCCGAGACTCCCCTCACCGTCCACCAGATGTTCCTGGAGACGGTGCAGAACTTCGGGGACCACCCCGCCATGGCCTCCAAGGAGGACAGCCGCTGGGTGACAGTCAGCTGGCGGGAGTACTACCGCCAGAGCCGGGCAGCCGCCAAGAGCTTCCTCAAG CTGGGCCTGGAGCGTTACCACGGCGTCGGCATCCTGGGCTTCAACTCCCCTGAGTGGTTCATCGCTGACGTGGGTTGCATCCTGGCCGG CGGACTGGCGGCTGGTATTTACACAACCAACTCTCCGGAGGCCTGCCAGTACGTAGCGGAGAACTGTGAGGCCAACGTCCTGGTGGTGGAGAACCACAAGCAGCTCGTCAAGATCCTGCAG GTGAAAGATCAACTTCCTCACCTCAAGGCCATCGTCCAGTACAAAGACGAGCTGCAGGAGCGTCTGCCCAACCTCTACACG TGGGCGGAGTTCAtgaagctgggggaggaggtgtcTGACGAGACTCTGGATGCTGTGATTGGTACCCTGAGAGCCAATGAGTGCTGCACCCTCATCTACACCTCGGGTACAACGGGGAACCCAAAGGGAGTCATGCTGAGCCACGATAAT CTGACctggacggcggcggcggccggtgTGATGACGGAGCTGGTGTACGGCGAGGAGGTGGTGGTCAGCTACCTGCCGCTCAGCCACGTCGCCGCGCAGGTCAACGACCTCTGGATCTCCGTCAAGTTCGCCGGCACCACCTACTTCGCCTCCCCCGACGCCCTGAAG GGCTCGCTGGGGGCCACCCTGAAGGAGGCGCGGCCCACGGCCTTCCTGGGGGTCCCACGCGTCTGGGAGAAGATGCAGGAGAAGATGAAGGCGGCCGGGGCCAAGGCGTCCCCGCTGAAGATGAGGGTGGCGGGCTGGGCCAAGGGCCTGGGCCTGCAGTACAACTACAGCGTCATGAACAA GGAGCCGGCGGTGCCGTGGGGCTTCATGCTGGCCAACAACCTGGTGTTCAAGAAGGTGCGTCAGGCGCTGGGTCTGGACCGCTGCAAGGCGTGCTTCACGGGCGCCGCCCCCATGACCCGGGAGACGCTCGAGTATTTCATGAGCCTCAACCTGCCGCTGCTGGAGCTGTACGGCATGAGCGAGAGCTCCGGGCCCCACACGGTGTCGTTGCCCGAGGACAACGCCATcatgag CTGTGGGAAGGTTCTGAGGGGCTGCCGGACCAAGCTGGACCGGCCGGACGAGGACGGCAACGGGGAGGTGTGCTTCTGGGGCCGGCACGTCTTCATGGGCTACCTGAACATGGCCGATAAGACGGAGGAGGCCCTGGACCAGGACGGCTGGCTGCACTCCGGGGACCTGGGCAAACACGACAGCAACAACTTCCTGTTCATCACGGGGAGGATCAAAG AGCTGATCATCAcggcggggggggagaacaTCCCTCCGGTGCCCATCGAGGACGCGGTGAAGGCGGAGGCGTCCATCGTCAGCAACGCCATGCTGCTGGGGGACAAGCTCAAGTTCCTCTCCATGTTCCTCACGCTCAAG tgtgagGCGGACGAGAACGGCGAGCCCACGGACGACCTGAGCCCGGAGGCCTTGGCCTACTGCCAGCGCCTCGGCGTCACGGCAACCAAGATCTCCGAGATCGTAGCCAATAAGGAGCCGGCGGTCTACGCGGCCATCCAGGAGGCCATGGAGCGCATCAACGCCAGATCCACCTCCAACGCCATGAAGGTTCAGAAGTGGCTCATCTTGGACCGAGACTTCTCCATCACCGGGGGGGAGCTGG GCCCCACGTTGAAGCTCAAGAGGCCCGTGGTGACCAAGAAGTACCAGGAGAAGATTAACGAGCTGTACTCCCTAGTCCCAGAGGCCCAGGGCTGA
- the LOC115554417 gene encoding flavin reductase (NADPH): protein MKIAVLGASGQTGQYLVQQALQGGHTVTAVVRDPGKITESHENLKVVQADVFSADSLRTPFQEQDAVVSCLGFPPSPWWGVTGYTRSLGAVLSAMRDARVGRLVAMTSWYTQPDSGAGAPLVVRYVLLPLIRSVLTDMFHMETALQGVHDLNWTVVRPPGLQNLPASEKDFLTHEGYSVPGAVGSQVARGDVARFLLSQLDSDAWVKKGVAMHTK, encoded by the exons ATGAAGATCGCGGTGCTGGGGGCCTCGGGGCAGACCGGGCAGTACCTGGTCCAGCAGGCCCTGCAGGGCGGACACACCGTCACCGCCGTGGTCCGCGACCCGGGGAAGATCACGGAGAGCCACGAGAACCTCAAG GTGGTGCAGGCGGACGTGTTCTCCGCCGACAGCCTGCGGACCCCCTTCCAAGAGCAGGACGCGGTGGTGTCCTGCCTgggcttccccccctccccgtggtGGGGGGTGACGGGCTACACCCGCTCCCTGGGGGCCGTGCTCAGCGCCATGAGGGACGCCCGCGTGGGCCGGCTCGTCGCCATGACGTCCTGGTACACACAGC CCGACTccggggccggggccccccTGGTGGTCCGCTACGTCTTGCTGCCTCTGATCCGCTCTGTGCTGACGGACATGTTCCACATGGAGACCGCCCTGCAGGGGGTCCACGACCTGAACTGGACCGTGGTCCGGCCCCCCGGCCTGCAGAACCTCCCCGCCTCAG AGAAGGACTTCCTGACCCATGAGGGCTACTCCGTGCCGGGGGCTGTCGGTAGCCAGGTCGCCCGGGGGGACGTCGCTCGCTTCCTGCTCTCGCAGCTGGACTCCGACGCCTGGGTGAAGAAGGGCGTGGCCATGCATACTAAATAA